The genomic DNA CGGCTGACCGCCTGGCGCACGCCCGGCAGGTCCACGGTCCTGCGGTCCGTGGACGGCGACCTGACGGCGGACGATCTCACCGTGGCCGTCGAGAGCGCGTCCGCGCCCGCGGTGGGGGAGGCGAGCGCCTGATGCCCCTGCCCTCCGCGCACGACGTCGCACTCGCGGCCGAACGCCACACCGCCGCCCGGCTCCTGCTGGCCCAACCCCTGGTCACCGGCGCCGGACCGCACAGCGACGCCTTCCCGCTGATCCGACGGCACGCGGACTGGCTGGCCCAGCGCTTCCAACAGGTGTTCGGATACCGCCTGCTGGTGGAGGCCTCGTACGCCCGTCTCTTCAAGGCGGGCCTCGGCCCCGGCTCGGGCCACCGCCTGGAACGACCGTCGACCGGAACGCCGTTCAGCCCGCGGACGTACGCGTACCTGTCCCTCGCGCTGGCGGTCCTCGTCACCGCCCCGGAGCAGCTCCTGCTCTCCCGGCTGGTCGCCGACCTGCGGGCCGCGGCCGTCGACGCCGGCATCGAGATCGCCGACACCGGGCGGCAGGGCGAGCGACGGACCCTCGCGGCCGCGCTGCGGCAACTCGTCGACTGGGGGGTCCTGGTGGAGACCGAGGGACATGTCGCGGCCGTCGCGGAGGAACGGGCCGGGGAGGCTCTGCTGACCGTGGACCGCGAGATCGCGCGAGCCGTCGTCGCCGGCCCGCTCGCCCAGAGCCGCGACGGCGCGGACCTCGTACGCCGGGCCGCCGACCCAGGCTTCGGCGGGCCCCGTACGTACGTCCGCTGGCGTCTCGTCGAAACCCCCGTCGTCCACCTCGACGACCTCACGGACGCGGAGCGAGAATGGCTGCGTACCCGGCAGCGGCGCGAGGCGCAGGCATTCTCCGAACTGCTCGGTCTGGAAGCCGAGATCCGCGCTGAGGGCATCGCCCTGGTCGACACCGAGGACGAACTCACCGACCTGCACCTGCCAGGAACCGGGACGGTGGCTCAAGCCGCGCTGCTCCTTGTGGAGCGGCTGGTCGACCGGCTGCGTCCCGAAGACCCGGGCCATCCGGCAGTCGGCGGACGGCTGGTCATCGGCGTACCCGTCCCGGACGGGCTGCTGCCCGCCCTGCTCGACGAACTGATCGAGGAGTACGGCAGGCGCAGCAACTGGCAGCGCGGTCACCTGGAGGACCGGGACGGATTCCTCGCGGCCGTACTCGACCTCCTCGTCCGGATGCGTCTGATGGCTCCCGCCGGGCCCGTACGCGCGGAAGGTCACGGCCTGCCCGAGGGGTACGGGGAGACGGTGGCCGACGACCGCTCCGTCACCGATGTCTCTCAGGCGCGCGGCCAGGGCCGTACGGACGGGGTCTGGATCCTGCTCGCCGCAGCCGCCCGGTACGCCACCACCGTGGCGGTCAAACCCCGCACCGACCAGCCCCCAGCGGACGACGTCTCCAAGGAGTCGCCCCGATGAACCGCCCGCCGAACCCGCACCGCTACCGACTGCACCGCGCGGGCATCCGGAACGTCTGGCAGTACGACGAGCAGGAGTTCGCCTTCGGTGAGGGGCGCCTGCTGCTTCGCGGCAAGAACGGCGCCGGCAAGTCCAAGGCCCTGGAGATGCTGCTGCCCTACCTCCTCGACGGTGACGCCCGTGCGTTGGACGCCACGGGAACGGGGCGCACCACCCTGGCCTGGCTGATGCTCGACGGCTTCGAGCAGACCAACCGACTGGGCTATCTGTGGCTGGAGTTCGTACGGACGGACGACGAGGAGAACGACCACCATCTGACCATCGGCGCGGCCGTCCGCGCGTCCCGGTCGACCAAGACGGCGAAGCCGATCTTCTTCACCACGCGGCTGCGGGTCGGTAAGGACGTAGACCTCGCCCCCGCCGGTCGGCCACTTCCCGTCGACCAGCTCAAGTCGCTCGTCGGCCCGGAGAACGT from Streptomyces avermitilis MA-4680 = NBRC 14893 includes the following:
- a CDS encoding TIGR02678 family protein; protein product: MPLPSAHDVALAAERHTAARLLLAQPLVTGAGPHSDAFPLIRRHADWLAQRFQQVFGYRLLVEASYARLFKAGLGPGSGHRLERPSTGTPFSPRTYAYLSLALAVLVTAPEQLLLSRLVADLRAAAVDAGIEIADTGRQGERRTLAAALRQLVDWGVLVETEGHVAAVAEERAGEALLTVDREIARAVVAGPLAQSRDGADLVRRAADPGFGGPRTYVRWRLVETPVVHLDDLTDAEREWLRTRQRREAQAFSELLGLEAEIRAEGIALVDTEDELTDLHLPGTGTVAQAALLLVERLVDRLRPEDPGHPAVGGRLVIGVPVPDGLLPALLDELIEEYGRRSNWQRGHLEDRDGFLAAVLDLLVRMRLMAPAGPVRAEGHGLPEGYGETVADDRSVTDVSQARGQGRTDGVWILLAAAARYATTVAVKPRTDQPPADDVSKESPR